The Populus trichocarpa isolate Nisqually-1 chromosome 11, P.trichocarpa_v4.1, whole genome shotgun sequence genome has a segment encoding these proteins:
- the LOC7455922 gene encoding nudix hydrolase 15, mitochondrial, with amino-acid sequence MDSYGSQRLVALAQQLRFYKPPSPSPDEIEEQNIEESAGKVVSQVGFQESATSIFKDRERFRPKRAAVLVCIFEGDAGEFRVILTKRSSRLSTHSGEVSLPGGKVDERDKDDFETATREAKEEIGLDPSLVDVVTVLEPFLSKHLLRVIPVIGILSNKKAFKPTPNPAEVEAIFDAPLEMFIKDENRRVEESEWMGEKYLIHFFDYETENKKYLIWGLTAGILIKAASVVFQRPPAFMEQNPRFKFPKGANKDMVMR; translated from the exons ATGGACTCTTATGGATCACAAAGGCTTGTGGCTTTAGCCCAGCAGCTTCGCTTCTACAAGCCACCCTCTCCATCACCAGATGAAATTGAAGAGCAAAACATAGAGGAAAGTGCAGGTAAAGTTGTTTCCCAAGTGGGTTTTCAAGAATCTGCAACCTCAATTTTTAAAGACCGTGAAAGGTTTAGACCCAAAAGAGCTGCCGTTTTGGTCTGCATCTTTGAAGGTGATGCTGGTGAATTTCGTGTTATTTTGACTAAGAGATCCTCCAGATTGTCTACTCATTCAG GTGAAGTTTCATTACCCGGGGGGAAAGTAGATGAGAGAGATAAGGATGATTTTGAAACAGCAACAAGAGAGGCGAAGGAGGAAATTGGGTTGGATCCCTCACTTGTGGATGTTGTTACCGTTCTTGAACCATTTCTGTCTAAG CACCTCCTCAGAGTAATTCCTGTTATAGGCATCCTCTCCAATAAGAAGGCATTCAAGCCCACTCCAAATCCTGCTGAAGTGGAAGCAATATTTGATGCTCCCTTGGAAATGTTCATCAAG GATGAAAATCGACGAGTAGAGGAGAGTGAATGGATGGGAGAAAAGTATCTGATTCATTTCTTTGACTACGAAACAGAGaataaaaagtatttgataTGGGGTTTAACTGCTGGGATTTTGATTAAAGCTGCTTCGGTGGTCTTCCAACGGCCACCAGCATTTATGGAGCAGAATCCAAGGTTCAAGTTTCCTAAAGGTGCAAACAAAGATATGGTGATGCGTTGA